Part of the Streptomyces sp. HSG2 genome, CCTGTACATGAGTCAATCACAGGAAGCAACGGCCTCACCCCTGCACTCCGTATCCGTTGCCGGAGTCGTGGTGCGCGAGGACGGGCGCCTCCTGGCGATCCGCCGAGCCGACAACGGCGCATGGGAGCTCCCCGGCGGCGTGCTCGAACTAGACGAGACCCCCGAGGCTGGCGTAGCCCGCGAGGTCTGGGAGGAGACCGGTATCCACGTCGAGGTGGACGAACTCACCGGCGTCTACAAGAACACGACCCGCGGCATCGTGGCCCTGGTCTTCCGCTGCAAACCCTCCGGCGGCACCGAACGCACCTCTGACGAGTCGACAGCCGTCTCCTGGCTCACACCCGACGAAGTCAGCGAGCGCATGGCCGAGGTCTTCGCCATCAGACTCCTGGACGCCTTGGACGGCAACGGCCCCCACGTACGAAGCCACGACGGCAAGCAGCTCATCTCAGCGGGATAAGACTTTCCCTACTCCATCAAGAGCCCGCGCACGGCGCGGGCGCGCGCCGCCTCTGCGGCGCGGCCTGCCTCCTGTCTGCGCCCCGGCTGACCGCGCCCGGCGGCGCGCCGGCGTCTGCGGGCATGAAGGTGGGAGAAACCCTCTGTGGCTGGGGCGGTCGGCTCCACGGCTTTAGGCCAAGGCCGTGAAGTTACGGTCCGGGCTGGGTTGTCGATAGGGCTGTGATCTGCGGGTTCGGGAGACGCAAGAAGCGGAGCCCCGGTAGAACTGGCAGTCGACCAAGACAACCGTTCACTCACCGGAGGCTCCGCTGTCCGGACAGTCTGCCATCACGCGTGTCGTCAAGGTGGCCGAAGGACTCTATGCCCCGGGTCACTTAGGTGAGTTGACCCGGATCGTTCCGTTCGAGCTGGTCGATGCCGTGCTTGTCGAGTGCGGAACGGTCCAGCAACGGCTGCGGAAACTGCCCGCGCGGGTCATCGTCTACCTGCTGCTGGCCGCAGCCCTGTTCGAGGACTGCGGCTATCGCGAGGTATGGCGCAAGCTCACCGGCGCCCTGGTGGGGCTGCCCCTGGTGAAAGTGACCGCGACCGCGCTGTGGCACGCCCGCTGCCGGCTCGGCGTGCGCCCGATGCGAGCCCTGTTCGACGTCCTGCGCGGACCCGTCTCCGCGATCCGTACGACCGGAGCACGCTGGAAGGGCCTGCTCGTCGTCGCGATCGACGGTACCCACCTGGACGTCGCCGACGACGAAGCGGTCCGCGCCAAGCTGGGCAAGGGGTCCAACCAGTACACCGCCGCCTCGGGATACCCGCAGGTCATGCTGGTGGCCCTGGTCGCCTGCGGCACCCGCGCGGTCATCGACGCGGTCTTCGGGCCCCGCAAGCCCGGCGAGTCCGTCCTGGGCCGCCGCCTGGCACGCTCCCTGACCAACGACATGATCGTCCTGCTGGACCGGGGATTCTCCTCCAATCCGTTCCTGACGACCGTCGCCGGCGCCGGAGCGGACTTCCTCGCCCGTCTCTCCTCGGGACGCAAGCCGCCCGTCCTGGCCGTCTTTGCGGACGGCTCGTTCCTGTCCAGGATCGGTGACATCGAGGTCCGCGTCATCATCTGCGAGATCACCATCGCCACCAGCGCGGGCCGCCGCACCGGCGCCTACCGGCTGGCCACCACGCTCCTTGACCATCGCACCCACCCGGCATTCGACCTGGTCAGGCTCTATCACGAGCGCTGGGAAGTGGAATCGGCCTACTTCGAGATCAAGAAATCGATGCTCGGCCGACGCGTCCTGCGCTCTCGGACCTGGCCCGGCATCGCCCAGGAGATCTACGCTCTCCTGACCGCCTACCAGGTGATCCGGATCGCCATAGCCGACGCTGCCCAGGCATCCGGCGCCGATCCCGACCGATGCAGCTTCTCCATCGCCCTGAACACCGCCCGTGACCAGATCGTCCAGGCTCAAGGCG contains:
- a CDS encoding NUDIX domain-containing protein; amino-acid sequence: MLLYMSQSQEATASPLHSVSVAGVVVREDGRLLAIRRADNGAWELPGGVLELDETPEAGVAREVWEETGIHVEVDELTGVYKNTTRGIVALVFRCKPSGGTERTSDESTAVSWLTPDEVSERMAEVFAIRLLDALDGNGPHVRSHDGKQLISAG
- a CDS encoding IS4 family transposase; the encoded protein is MTRIVPFELVDAVLVECGTVQQRLRKLPARVIVYLLLAAALFEDCGYREVWRKLTGALVGLPLVKVTATALWHARCRLGVRPMRALFDVLRGPVSAIRTTGARWKGLLVVAIDGTHLDVADDEAVRAKLGKGSNQYTAASGYPQVMLVALVACGTRAVIDAVFGPRKPGESVLGRRLARSLTNDMIVLLDRGFSSNPFLTTVAGAGADFLARLSSGRKPPVLAVFADGSFLSRIGDIEVRVIICEITIATSAGRRTGAYRLATTLLDHRTHPAFDLVRLYHERWEVESAYFEIKKSMLGRRVLRSRTWPGIAQEIYALLTAYQVIRIAIADAAQASGADPDRCSFSIALNTARDQIVQAQGVIADTVIDLVGAIGHAVLGTLMPARRIRLGPRAVKRPLSRYAYKSIKVDRHTYKATISIDILTSAPEP